From the genome of Streptomyces sp. NBC_00523:
GACATCCACGACACGATGAGCCGCAAGGCCCTCGACTCGGCCGGGGTCCGCACCGAACTGCGCACCAAGGCCCACGGCCTCGCCCGCACCGAGGACGGGCACTGGGTGGTGGACACCGGCGCCGAACGGATCGAGGCGGAGACCGTCGTCCTGGCCGTGCCGCAGCGCGAGACCCACGACCTGCTGCCCGAGGGCGCGCTCGACGCACCGGACAAGCTCCTGGAGATCGGTACATCACCGATCCTCAACGTGCACGTCGTCTACGACCGCAAGGTGCTCAAGCGGCCCTTCTTCGCCGCGCTCGGCTCCCCGGTCCAGTGGGTCTTCGACCGCACCGAGGCCTCCGGCCTCACCGGACCCGGGCAGTACCTCGCGGTCTCCCAGTCCGCGGCCGACGAGGAGATCGAACTGCCCGTCGCCGAGCTGCGCGCCCGCTACCTGCCGGAGCTGGAACGGCTGCTGCCCGCCGCCCGGGGCGCCGGCATCCGGGACTTCTTCGTCACCCGCGAGCGCACCGCGACCTTCGCGCCCGCACCCGGCGTCGGCCGGCTGCGCCCCGGGACGCTCACCCGCGCCCCGGGACTCTTCCTGGCAGGTGCCTGGACCGCCACCGGCTGGCCCGCCACGATGGAGGGCGCGGTCCGCAGTGGCGCGGGTGCCGCGGACGCCGCGCTCCTGGCGCTCGGCCGCCCCCATGAACATCCGCTGCAGGAGGCGGCATGAGCAGTACCACCGGAACAAGAGGAGAGTCAGTGACCCCGGCGAATCCGGCTTCCGACACCGTGGCGGACACCACGGACGTCACCGCGCTTCTGGAGCGCGGACGGGCCCTTTCCACGCCGGTGCTCCGGGCCGCCGTCGACCGGCTCGCACCGCCCATGGACACCGTGGCCGCCTATCACTTCGGCTGGATCGACGCCCAGGGCAGGCCCGCCGACGGCGACGGCGGCAAGGCCGTCCGCCCGGCCCTGGCCCTGCTGTCCGCCGAGGCGGCCGGCGCCGCGGCCGAGGCCGGCATTCCCGGCGCCGTCGCGGTCGAACTCGTGCACAACTTCTCGCTGCTGCACGACGACCTGATGGACGGCGACGAGCAGCGGCGCCACCGCGACACCGTATGGAAGGTGCACGGCCCCGCCCAGGCCATCCTGGTCGGCGACGCCCTGTTCGCCCTGGCCAACGAGGTCCTGCTGGAGCTCGGCACGGCGGAGGCGGGCCGGGCGGCCCGGCGGCTGACCACGGCGAGCCGCAAGCTCATCGACGGACAGGCCCAGGACATCTCGTACGAGCACCGCGAGCGCGTCACGGTCGAGGAGTGTCTGGAGATGGAGGGCA
Proteins encoded in this window:
- the hpnE gene encoding hydroxysqualene dehydroxylase HpnE — translated: MNDDATRPSRAVVIGGGLAGVTAALRLADAGLDVTLLEGRPRLGGLAFSFRRGELTVDNGQHVYLRCCTAYRWFLDRVDGARLAPLQNRLDVPVLDVGRPAGPRLGRLRRNALPVPLHLAAGLAGYPHLSLAERAGVARAALALGRLDPDDPALDAEDFGSWLARHGQSPRTIEALWDLVGVATLNATAPNASLGLAAKVFKTGLLSDAGAADIGWAAVPLGDIHDTMSRKALDSAGVRTELRTKAHGLARTEDGHWVVDTGAERIEAETVVLAVPQRETHDLLPEGALDAPDKLLEIGTSPILNVHVVYDRKVLKRPFFAALGSPVQWVFDRTEASGLTGPGQYLAVSQSAADEEIELPVAELRARYLPELERLLPAARGAGIRDFFVTRERTATFAPAPGVGRLRPGTLTRAPGLFLAGAWTATGWPATMEGAVRSGAGAADAALLALGRPHEHPLQEAA
- a CDS encoding polyprenyl synthetase family protein, producing the protein MSSTTGTRGESVTPANPASDTVADTTDVTALLERGRALSTPVLRAAVDRLAPPMDTVAAYHFGWIDAQGRPADGDGGKAVRPALALLSAEAAGAAAEAGIPGAVAVELVHNFSLLHDDLMDGDEQRRHRDTVWKVHGPAQAILVGDALFALANEVLLELGTAEAGRAARRLTTASRKLIDGQAQDISYEHRERVTVEECLEMEGNKTGALLACACSIGAVLGGADDRTADVLEAYGHHLGLAFQAVDDLLGIWGDPESTGKQTWSDLRQRKKSLPVVAALAAGGPASERLGELLAADAKSSDFDSFSEEEFAARAALIEEAGGREWTAQEARRQHAVAIEVLHGVDMPEPVRAQLTALADFVVVRKR